The nucleotide window ACTCATCGAGGAGAAATATGTCTCGACAGCAGAGTATTTCCGCCCCATGGACCTATGCAGAAAGGTCCAGTACCTCACGCTGGATGTCATCACTTCGCTGGCTTTTGGCTACCATTTCGGCTACGTTGAACAAGACGCCGACGTCCACCAGTACATCCAGATGACGGAGCAGAGCATGCCCGTCATGATGACGCTCTCCGTGTTCCCGCTGTTGGCAAAGTGGCTCCAGTCGCCCCTATTTCGCCGCGCCATGCCGTCGGAGCATGACCGTGTGGGATTCGGCAAGTTCATTGCGTGGGCCTCCCCTATCTGCTTCTGTTGTGTCCGCACAAAGACGCTGACAATTATTTGTCTGATGGCAGTGTTGCAAAGAAGGTGGTGGCGGAGAGACTGATGTCGGACAAGACGGTGAAGCGGCGAGACATGCTCGGGTCGTTCCTCACACATGGCTTGACCCgagaggaggccgagggcgagacaCTGGTCCAGATCATGGCCGGATCCGACACCACAGCGACGGCGATCCGAACGACGATGCTGTACCTTATGACGTCTCCTTCATGCTACTCGAAGCTCGCCAGGGAGGTTCGAGAGGCAGCCCAGTCGGGCGCAATCTCGTCACCTACCACCAACAGTGAGGCTGGTAATCTCCGCTACCTTCAGGCTGTCATCAAGGAGGGCCTGCGGGTTTTCCCTCCCGTCACGGGTCTCATGTCGACGACGGTTCCAAAGGGCGGCGACTTCATGCACGGTATGAGCATTCCCGAGGGCACGGATATCGGATGGACAGCGTTTGGTGTGCTCCGCTGCAAGGAAGTTTAcggcgcggacgcggacgtCTTCCGACCGGAACGGTGGCTCGAAGCGGGCGAGGACCAGCTCAAGAATATGGTGGCGCAGTGGGAGTTGGTGTTCAAGTATGGCAAGTGGCAGTGCCTGGGCAAGACAGTTGCTCTCATGGAGCTGAACAAGGTGTTTGCCGAAGTGAGTTATGAGACTGGAGGGTAGACAAGCACGACTAACCTGTACAGCTCCTTCGCCGATTCGACTTTTCCCTGGTGGACCCGGCTACACCGTGGAACTCATTTTCGGCGGGTATCTTCATCCAGTCCGACCTCTTAGTGAGAGTAAGCAAGCATGGTTAGCCGGGAGAAAGATGGCAAGAGACTCGCTGGCAAGGCATACAGAAGATGAAATTACTATTTCACATGACGGCCTCAGGATGGCACATATGGCCGAGGTAGATTGATAACAAAGAAGAGCCCCTTTCGCTTCCATGAATCGTTGAGTTTGACGCACTGTACTACCCAGAACGGACCAAGATGCAGATATTATGAATTCCTCGCCACCGACAGAATACTCAGAGGGGAGGGTCAGTGACGCTGGCTCATCCGCATTGCCGAGGTTGCTGCCATCTATTCGGCGAGTTATGCGAATGATAGTAGAGGGCTGCATTTCCTGGGACACGTCGGACTTGGCAAGCACTTTCTCGCTCCTGGACATCTTACTCGTCTCAAGCAAGAACTGTATCCAGAAACAGCGTGATCCGGTGGTGAAGTGTAGCTGTGATGATGAAATCGAGGGGAGAAGCGCCGGAGCAGCACCCTCCAGACGGTAAAGCTGGGGAAAAGACGGGGGGGGAAGGTGTCCCCCGCAAAGGTATATTCCCCCGGCGCCTCCCCCGACGCAACCGGCCTAACCGAGGCCCCAGACCGGCATGTCCACTGCACGACAGACCGACAGGCGGCCCGTAGCGTTACGCTACTCTCGCTCCGCTCATATGCCGCCGAGACTCGCGCGGACTTAAGATTTGGCGACAAGGTCAGCAGGATTGACTTTGCTTTTTTAATTTGCTCGGGAAACTATGTTTAACAATGCAGCTTCTGCATGTACAGCTAGGGAAATGACGGACCCACGATGAGCCCCTTTCCCAGAGACTACCCAAAGACCGCATCCCTGTCCCAAGATAACTTGCGATGAACCAGCAGGGATCGACAAGGAAATTACGCTAGACATAACATATGGCAGCTGCTGTAACAGCCCTGTGCCTACCCAGCGCGATCCGCGGGGTTGCAATACGAACATGTCTGGGCAACACCATATAACAGCTTCCGACTCCATCCGTCGGTCTGCTTGAAAAGACGCCTTATTTTCCCAAGCACTTCGCGTCAGCTCAAGGCAAATCCCCCAGGCCTGGCCCGAATCTGCCACGACAGCCATGTCAAAGACCTCAAGGGTTCTCTGGttcgccggcctcgttgCCAACGTCGCCGCTACAGACCTCGAGGGGTTCATCACCCAGCAGAGGGGCATCGCTCTTGAGAGCGCTCTGAACAACATCGGTTCCAATGGTTCCTGGGTCCCAGGTGCCAGCGCTGGCGTCGTTGTAGCCAGCCCATCCAAGGCTGACCCCGACTGTAGGTCCGACTCTCGTCATTTTTCGGTCTTGTCTAATGCCATCAGATTTCTACACCTGGACACGTGATGCCGCGTTGACAATGAAGATGAttgtcgacgagctcatTTTCGGCCACAAGGAGCTTCAGATCTACGTCGAGGACTACTACCGCTCCCAGGCTGTTCTGCAGACCGTCACGAATCCTTCTGGGTCCTTCCTGCCGTCTGGCCGCGGTCTGGGCGAGGCCAAGTACACCGTCAATGGCTCACGCTTCAACGGCGCATGGGGTCGTCCACAGAGAGACGGCCCGGCATTGCGGGCCATTACCCTCATCACCTACTCCCACTGGCTTCTGGACAACGGTGAGCAAGCCAAGGCCAAAGACATCATCTGGCCCATCATTGCCAACGATCTGTCCTATACCGGCCAGTACTGGTATGGACCGGTACCCGTTCCGCGAAGTCAGACCCCTTGCTGACACAACGTAGGAACTCGACGGGCTTCGATCTCTGGGAGGAGGTCTTAGGCTCCAGCTTCTTCACGACCCAGAACCAATACCGCGCCCTTGTCGAGGGTGCATCGCTCGCGAAGTCTCTCGGCGTCGAGTGCACAGGGTGTGAGCTGGCACCCGACGTCTTGTGCTTCCTTCAATCGTTCTGGAACGGCAACGAGGGGTACTACaccgccaacaccaacacTCAAGTTCAGCGCTCAGGCAAGGACGCCAACGTCATGCTGGGGTCCATCTCCGTCTTCGACATCACCGCCAGTTGCGAAGACCCGTCAATCCAGCCATGCCACAGCCGATCATTGAGCAGCTTCAAGGTGTTGGTCGACTCTTTCCGCAACGCAAGTCTATACCCCATCAACGAGGGCATTTCCCAGGACAAGGGCGTTGCTCTTGGCCGCTACACCGAGGACATTTATTTTAACGGAAATCCTTGGTGAGTTTGCACAAACCTCCGGCTAGCACACGCCATGTTCATTTGTTCTTAGGTACCTCATCACCCTCGGTGCCGCCGAGTTCCTTTACGATGCATTGGCCCAGTGGGATGCGCAGGGCCATATCAAGGTAGACGCGACCTCactgcccttcttcgccgactTGTACCCGTCCGTCAGGGAGATAGCCTACCACAAGAACAGCAACGCATCTGGCGCCTACACCAGcatcaccggcgccgtcaGGGCCTATGCCGACTCCTTCATCGAAGTCGCACAAAAGTACACTCCTGCCAATGGCTCTCTCGCCGAGCAATTCGACAAGGCAACGGGCGCCCCCCTCTCGGCACGCGACCTCACCTGGTCCTACGCCTCTTTCATCACTATGGCCGAGCGCCGTGCCGGCCAGTACCCCCCCAGCTGGGTACCCGCCTCGGTCGAAGTGCCGGCTacctgcgccgcctcctcaACCACGGGCGTTTACGTCCCCGCCGTGGCGGCCGGCGCGCCTGATGTGACTGGCACCTGCACCCACCCCGTAACGTTCCTCGTCAACGCTACGACCTACTTCGGGGAGAATCTCTACATCCTCGGAGACATCGCCGATTTCGGCTCGTGGAACGTCGAGAACGCACAGCCCATGACGGCATCCGGCTACACGGCCGAAAGGCCGTTGTGGagcgccgaggtcgagctgCCCGGTGGTCAGAACATAAGCTACGTCTACGTGAGGCGCCAGAATTGCGATCAGGGCTACATCTACGAGGAGACGAACCGCACGCTGACGGTGCCCCCCTGCAATTCGACACAAAAGGTGGCGACGGACGACGCCTGGGTGGGCCGTCAAGGATCGAGTGGCAGCTGCTAGACTTGACGTGTTGTCACCGGTGTACCGAAGTAGGATGAGTATGAGAAAAACCGTGGAGAGCgtctttttatttttttggCTTTCACGAAGCGTTCTGCTCAATACACACAACAATGAAACTCTTCtccaaaagaagaagaaacaccACTCGCTCAGTTGCCAAACATGCTTCCGTCCGGGTTGCCCATCATGCTCGACCCTCCCATGCTATTACTGTTCATTGGGAAGCCCCCAAACCCCCCTCCGAACGCGGCATATGTATCCATATCGTATCCCTGCATCAGGTAGCTCCAGTCCATGTCCACGACATCATTgtcgggcgccggcgggccgTGCATCGCTGGCGTTTCCGCACTCAcagacggcggcgtcatcatcATATTCTGTGGCAGCTGCATGGACCCAAGCTGCGAGGTCCCGCTTACCGGCGCAACCCGTGCCGCCGGCTGCGGGATGCCGACACCCATCTCCGGCCCGGGTTGGCCGCTGCGCTGCTTCTTCCCCATCTTCTCCGCCCGCTGCCGGAGCCGCGTGATCCACATGGGCTCCTGCACCGGTTTGCCGATTTGTTGCTGCCCGGCTTCATGGGCGTCCCAGGCTTTGATAAAGAGGTTGCCGAACGCGATGTGCATGGGGCTGTGCAGCGTGCTCATGAGACCGCGTCGGTCGTGGTTCTCGGCGATGGCATCCCACGCGCGCTCAACCATGGGTCCCGTCAGCCGGTGGCGTAGCTCCGTCACCAGAAACATGTACGCCGGGAACGGAAAGTGCAGGTAGGTATACCATTTGTAGCCCTGCAGACTGtcggcggcctggacgacATTGTCGTACTCGATCATCTGGATGGCCTCGAGAAAGAGCGTGTCGCGCTCGTGGTCCGCCAGCGTAGTTGCCTCGCCATTACCCATACGCACGAGAAACGAGATCACGCGCATCTTGCACAGGGCCTGCCGCGTCATGGTGAGGGTGAAGAAGTGTAGCGGGATCTTGGGATCACACCACTTCAGGTATGTGCCCTCGATGTGCGCGAAGAATCCATCGAGTGTGTAAGATTGGTCCTGGCCAGCCATGCGGACAGTCGGAACCGgtcgcggcgcggcggcagacCCGGGGacgccgtccttgtcgccgtGTCTTTGGGGGTCACGCATGGTGTCAATGCTGATGGCCATCGCAAGCTCCGTCCGGATGAGGACGAATAGCATCTCGGTCACGCCCTGGTGCGGGGTCGGGGCGTCTTTGCCGTTGACGTGAAGGTCTGTATCGTTGATGTTCAGGGGCAGCTTGCAGTCCCCGGCAGTAGACAATGCTGTCACAGTCGAGCCCGTCATCTCTCCTATCCGGCGGTCGTAGCCTACGATCGTCCACCacagccgccgcctctgcTCGACCTCGTACGGCGACAGGCCAAACGCTGCAGCGTCCCGATGAAGGCCCATTCGCTGGCCTATTCTCACGGCGATCCCGACAAGACAGAATATCTGCCGCGGGTCAACGAACATGCGAACCCCAATCTGATGGTTTGTTGGTCAGCCATGTCAGGGGAATTGGAAGATGGCGACTTACCAGATAGAGCATGTAGGCCTGGAGAACCATCGTGTCGCTGGTGCGCATGAAACCGGCATTGACGAGGGCTTGCTGAAGCCCAGTGTGGAAAGTGGACAGGACGGTGGGCTTGGGTTCGTTAAACATCTTTGCAACCTCTGCATCCTCTAGTGAGGTGACTGCCATAAGGTATATGGCAAACATGAGCGATTCAACGCTCTTGGGGACCTTTTCGAGGTTGGCGCTCGCCTCGATGATAAGACCCTGGACTGTAGGCACATGTGTAATTTTCAGGAGGGGGTTGACATTGTTAATGTAGATCTGCCAGAGTTGGAAGATTTGGATGGGTGGCGGGTGGAGGTGCGTTACAGAGGCATTCCGACTGCCTACAATGAACGGGAAACCATCTTGGTTGTCGTACATCTTGTCAAAGGCATGGTGTATCGTTGAACCATCAACCTCGTCTTCCGACGAATCCCTGAGCAGTTCCTCGCTGGCCCTGAACTATGATTCAAGTTAGATGCGGCCTGTGGATGAGAGCAAGGAACATGGAACATGGGGTGACAAACTTCTTTATGGAAAGGAAACCATTTGTTAAACGGTCTAGATTAAAAAGCCGTATTAGCCCATAgataaggggggggggttcaaaGAGGGGTTGGATCCCGTACTTATCGGACTGCGATCTTCGGCTCCCTGCCACAGAAGGGGATGTGCTTCCCTCGGGGGAGGTCTTCAGTCCTTCAAAGTCGTTTGCCaggtcggcatcgtcgtcgattTGATTATCGTCGTCCATGTGGATCGAGTTCCTGTCCAAAGACTTGATGTTCGCGGCGATGGGATCGAATTTGACGCCATTCTCGGCCAAAAGGTTCTCGTACTTTTTGAGTCGGTCAACGAGATCCCGCTCCTGGAGACGCTTCTTCCGCCGTCTTGGTGGTTGCGGGGGTATCACCCGGCACTCTACCCTGGCCTTAACGCAGTTGGCACACGGCTTGTTCTTGTCGCAGCGCACCTTTCTTTGCTGGCACAACACACACGAGGTGCCCCTGGTAAGCTTCATGGCTGCCATGGGGTCGGGTTCGGGTGGTGGAGGAGCCCTCGGCGGGGGTGGGAGCTGGGCTTCTCCCGACATGGTATTATTATTATGTGGATGCCGTTGGTCTTTGACATGCGAAACGACGACACGCCGGGCGCCTTGCAAATGTCTTTGTCGGCTGGCTTGTTCCCGACTCGGATCCGAGGGGCGGTGTTGCAGGCGAAACGTTGACGGGATGCGGCATGAGTTTAATAAGGAGGCCCAATGAACAAGCGAGAAGGTGCGGATGCGACCAAGAAACCCCCCAGTGTACCTCTGGTGGATGGCAGTCGTTTGTGGTCAACGACGAGCACTCGGTGGGGGATTGTGTTATTGTCCGAGACACTATAGAGATTGAGATGAGGGCGTATAAGTCTGTCGATGTGGGCGATGAGTTGGATGCTCTGTAAACGCCCCCAAAACAGCCAAGCAGGAAACGTGGAGATGCGGGCAGCAATGATGGATTCAGATCGCATTTCGTACAGAGAGCAACGAGTATGACAAGAACAGAGTGGATAAAACAGATATGCAGAGGTCACATACGGGGACACCCGCCCGGGGGATGAGATGAACCACACTGCCGTGGTATCTTCAGTCCGGTGCAACTGAGGCTCTTTGTTAGCCTGGGTCCGATAATGGATCGCAAGGAGACCGACCACAGGGGCGAAATTTGAAGGGTGAGGTGATGTCCGAAAGTGAGAGCGACTGTGAgtgaaagagagggagggaggggaggaggtgAGATACCCGCCCGGGACCGAATGAGGTAACATTGTGGCAATTCAGCCCACGTTACCCATGGCAGCCTTACCCGTAGCGGCGTAGATGGTGGGTCAAAGCGTGATGTGTTAGCCAGCTTTTGTAGCCTACTTGACCGAGCACCCGACGCTAGGCCGTTAACGGCCTAGACTATCACCGGACAAAACATCGACCTCCGGTGCCTAAGTAAGTGCACCATGTCCGAAAACCACCGAGAGCGAGTTGAGCCAACTACAATCCTCCTCTGGACATCCCCATCGGCCTTGACAGGCCAGTGTTTGCATCTCGTCATGACATGAATCCTCGAGAGAGACATTTCGTGCGAGCTGTGATGGCGCCCTTCCCCTCCAATGGGCTTCGCTTTGTATCCTGCGCTCGGCACCATGTCGCAAGCAACCGTCCACCCCGTCTCTGCCGGCTGGATGTGCTAAGTTGGCCATATATAATAATGAGAATCGCCCTATTTTATTGCACAGTCAATGCCCTCTCCCCGTCAGCAGCCAAGCATCTGGCCCGAACGTGATCTGTAACCTGAGCTCTGACCGTGCGTTCGAGAGTCCGGATGAACCTCTAGCTCCTCGCCCGTCCATTAATCAACAAATTTCTCCCATCTGCCAAGACGATACGTTTCTGTATATGTTTTGTTTACCTTCGCAGTCTATTCAGAGTTTCGTTTCCCACtcgtctgctgctggcgCGCCACGACCTTTGCAATGGCCGATACAGCTGCAAAGCCCACCGCGAGCGATGGCGCCTTCGAGAACCGCGAGGCCCAGACATCGAACAGCTCCACGCGGACACTGACCCCAAGAAAGAGCGACGAAAGCCAGGAGAAGAACTCGAGGGATATTTCCGCGCCGGCCGAAATTGCGAACGAGGAGCCAAAGGAAAAGCGGACGGTCCAGGCATTGGCAATATCTCCAAATGAGAGTCAGCTCGATGTTTCGAAGCAGCCAGAGATGGATGAGAAGGCAGACCTCGAGGGGGCTGCACCGATCGGGCCGCCTGCCGAGATGGATGAGGCCGAAGAGAACTTCAAGCCGAGGACTGTCACATTCTGGCTTGTCATCCTGTCCAATTTTGTGGCCATGTTCCTGGTCGCTCTGGACCGCACGATCATCGCAACAGCCATTCCCCGCATCACGGACGAGTTCCAGAGTCTGGGCGATATTGGATGGTACGGTTCGGCGTACATGCTGACTACCGCGGCTTCGCAGCTGGTTTTCGGTAGAATCTACAAGTTTTACAACCTCAGAGTGCAAGTACATCAGGTTGGGAAAGGAAGGGTACTAGCTGACACCTCGGAACCAGGTCATTTCTTAGCAGCATCCTGATCTTCGAGATCGGTTCCCTGATTTGCGGTGTTGCGCCAAGCTCACCGGTACTCATTGCGGGCAGGGCCATTGCCGGCGTCGGATCGGCTGGCATCTTTACAGGAGCTATGATGGTCATGATTCCCATGGTCCCGTTGCACAAGAGACCAATGTTCCAAGGTAGGACTGATATAGGTACCGGGTAGGCACACACTGACAAGGGCAGGCATATTCGGCATGGTGTTCGGCCTGGCCTCTGTGATCGGTCCCTTGGTCGGGGGTGGATTCACGGGCACTGTGACATGGAGGTATGTCAGTGTTTAGTAACTTGGTGCGGAGGGGAAACTGACTATACGCAGATGGTGTTTCTACATCAACCTACCCGTGGGCGGCGTGGCCTTcgtcttccttttcttcaTGCTTAAAGCCCCTAAGCGGCAGCCGCAGGAGCCAGCGACGTTATTCCAGCACTTCAAGCGCCTCGACCCCCTGGGCTCGTTGTTTTTTCTCCCGTCCATTGTTTCCCTCCTTTTGGCGTTGGAGTGGGGTGGGTCGGAATACGAGTGGAACGACGGCCGCATCATCGCGCTCTTCGTCATCTTTGGTGTTGGCTTCATTGCATTTGCTACAGTCCAGGTCCTCATGCCCCAAACAGCCACAGTTCCCGTCAGGATTATCAAGCAGAGGACGATGCTGGCCGGTGCATTCTTCATGCTCTTCCTGGCTGGCTCCATGATGCTGGCCGTGTACTACCTGCCCATCTGGTGTAAGTGACGCCCTCGGCTTGTTGCAGAAGGTGGATGAGCTGACACATGCCACAGTCCAAGCGGTTCAGGGGGCCGATCCCGTCGATTCGGGAATCTACACCATACCGCTGGTGCTCAGCATCGTTGTGTCTTCCATCATCTCGGGCGGTATGACACAGAAGATTGGGTACTATGTGCCGTCCATGATCCTCTGCCCATCCATCATGTCCGTCGGTCTAGGCTTGATGAGCACTTTTCAGCCAGGCATCAGCTCGGGCCATTGGATCGGGTACCAGTTCCTGACCGGCTTTGGTCTGGGCTTCGGCATGCAGACCGTCGGGCTTGCAGTGCAGGCGGTGCTCCCTAAGGAAGATGTGTCGACGGGCGTCTCGATCAGCTTCTTTTCCCAGCAGCTTGGAGCGGCCGTCTTCGTTTCGGTTGGCCAGTCCATTCTAAGTAACATGCTGGTATCTGAGCTGTCGGGCATACCTGGCTTGCCAGCTCAGGCCATCGTCAACACTGGTGCCACCAAATTGCACAGCGCAGTCCCGGCTGAGTTCATCGACGTCGTTGTCCGGGCATACAACTACGCCTGCACGCGtatcttcctcgccggcatggGGTTGTCCCTGGCGACTCTCGCCTGTGCGCTGTGCATGGAGTGGAGGAACATCAAGAAAAATAAGAAACAGCGGCGGGCGAAGCAGCGTGCCAGTCAGCTGAGACCGGGAGATATGGGGGCGTAATGGGTTGATTGGTATGGGATAATGCATGCGACAATAGACGAGAAGTAATGCATGAACGACGCTGCGTTGTCTACGGTTCTCCCGCAGTCTCAGCATCGATGCAACGGGCGCTCGAAGCCGCGCGGTTGGGATGAGTGAGGGCAGGCTCGGCTACCTACTCAGGTAGCAGGTAAGATATCCGTACTGTGGTCGGTAGGGAACAACTGCTTGGGTGGAAGCCCAAAAGCCCCAAAGCCTCGCCCGCACGCTAGGGCACATTTCAACCTAACTGGGCAAGAGCTTGTAAACCACAAAACTATCCAGGTGCCCCATGTACCTACAATCTTCAAgtaccttaggtaggtacatGCTAAACAACAGGCATTTCCCAAACCCAGACTAGGTAGCTGCCACTATAATGATGTTTGTTTTCAGCGCTTTATTCTTCATCGCAGTGCCCAGCTGGTTAAACAAACCTCAGCTCTCGGTGCCTCCAAGCCCGATACTCGGGGGCTGCAGCCCAGTCTTCGCCGGGGAAATCGGGGCGGCTGAAGGAGTGCATAGGCTGAAAGAAGGCTTGACGCCATCAGCGCCGCACTTCAAGTCAGGTCAGAGTTAAGTTCAAGGCCCTActtcatcccccccctccaatcACCTCTCTATCGTCTCCAACAAGTTACAACCCTTGACCGTCCATCAATCAGCCGCTCCCTTTTGCAAAGGTGTCTGTCTGCCTTTGCCCTTTGTTCACACTCCCCAAACCAGCTCGGAGGATTTCGTCCGCCTCGGCACCATATTACGCTTGAGGTTGTTTCGGACTTTATTTCAACCTCGTTTGGCCCAACGTCCGCATCCGTTGGTTTGTCTGGTGTCGTTGGCAGAACAGTCGGCTATCAGCTCCAACCACGCTGCCAATGCAGCTCTCCCGGGCATGTATGAGCAGGAGCAACATTGCTTCAGACATCTCCAGAGTTGTCATGTCCAGTCGCTGCATTCCCCCCTACGATTTCGTGCCATTCCCGGTCTAGTCCTCGAGCAAGTCGAGGTTtctgccgccgtcgcgagCTACACTCTGGCTCTCAATACAGACTTACCCTTTCATCTGAGCCTTCTTTCTGGTTCTTGCGCCAATCCTCGCCGAGTGCCATCCCGCCAACGAATCGATTCCAGCAGCTATCGTCGACTCAATGCCACCCATGTCGTGTGTCAGTGGAAATGTCATAGTCACACCGACACAGGAATTCGCTCCTGCCAAACGAAAAAGGGCGAGTAAGCCGAAAGTCCGGACTGGCTGCCTAACTTGGTGAGTTGACACGAGTCTatccccgccgtcgtcgaccagaaAGCTCACTCCTTGGCAGCAAGTAAGATCTGCCCCCGTAACCTTAGAATAGGTAGAAGAATAAACGAAGGCCCGCACAATAGCTACTACTACCTGGCGGCTTGGCTAAAATGTTCATCGCAGAATCAGACGCATCAAGTGTGGCGAGGAGCGCCCTGCCTGTGTTCGATGCACTTCGACTGGACGGGTTTGCGATGGTTACGACAAGGCCATGCCGCCTCGTCTCAAAGATGGCGTCAAAGTGGCCGTCCAAG belongs to Colletotrichum higginsianum IMI 349063 chromosome 5, whole genome shotgun sequence and includes:
- a CDS encoding Cytochrome P450; this translates as MAALSEASGHIWKSVLLLVTALFIYLGTLSYRSWNRLRHVPGPPGAAFSKWWMLRNTLGGQMHLALKRACDEYGPVVRVGPNDLVTNDSDLLRRMWAVRSPYCKGAFYEAVRFDPARDNLISMRDDHEHNELRAKMAIGVGFQSLLSWPAASAYSVGQYSGKENEDLEATIDRQIQAFIRLIEEKYVSTAEYFRPMDLCRKVQYLTLDVITSLAFGYHFGYVEQDADVHQYIQMTEQSMPVMMTLSVFPLLAKWLQSPLFRRAMPSEHDRVGFGKFIAVAKKVVAERLMSDKTVKRRDMLGSFLTHGLTREEAEGETLVQIMAGSDTTATAIRTTMLYLMTSPSCYSKLAREVREAAQSGAISSPTTNSEAGNLRYLQAVIKEGLRVFPPVTGLMSTTVPKGGDFMHGMSIPEGTDIGWTAFGVLRCKEVYGADADVFRPERWLEAGEDQLKNMVAQWELVFKYGKWQCLGKTVALMELNKVFAELLRRFDFSLVDPATPWNSFSAGIFIQSDLLVRVSKHG
- a CDS encoding Glucoamylase, producing MSKTSRVLWFAGLVANVAATDLEGFITQQRGIALESALNNIGSNGSWVPGASAGVVVASPSKADPDYFYTWTRDAALTMKMIVDELIFGHKELQIYVEDYYRSQAVLQTVTNPSGSFLPSGRGLGEAKYTVNGSRFNGAWGRPQRDGPALRAITLITYSHWLLDNGEQAKAKDIIWPIIANDLSYTGQYWNSTGFDLWEEVLGSSFFTTQNQYRALVEGASLAKSLGVECTGCELAPDVLCFLQSFWNGNEGYYTANTNTQVQRSGKDANVMLGSISVFDITASCEDPSIQPCHSRSLSSFKVLVDSFRNASLYPINEGISQDKGVALGRYTEDIYFNGNPWYLITLGAAEFLYDALAQWDAQGHIKVDATSLPFFADLYPSVREIAYHKNSNASGAYTSITGAVRAYADSFIEVAQKYTPANGSLAEQFDKATGAPLSARDLTWSYASFITMAERRAGQYPPSWVPASVEVPATCAASSTTGVYVPAVAAGAPDVTGTCTHPVTFLVNATTYFGENLYILGDIADFGSWNVENAQPMTASGYTAERPLWSAEVELPGGQNISYVYVRRQNCDQGYIYEETNRTLTVPPCNSTQKVATDDAWVGRQGSSGSC
- a CDS encoding Fungal specific transcription factor domain-containing protein yields the protein MSGEAQLPPPPRAPPPPEPDPMAAMKLTRGTSCVLCQQRKVRCDKNKPCANCVKARVECRVIPPQPPRRRKKRLQERDLVDRLKKYENLLAENGVKFDPIAANIKSLDRNSIHMDDDNQIDDDADLANDFEGLKTSPEGSTSPSVAGSRRSQSDKASEELLRDSSEDEVDGSTIHHAFDKMYDNQDGFPFIVGSRNASVTHLHPPPIQIFQLWQIYINNVNPLLKITHVPTVQGLIIEASANLEKVPKSVESLMFAIYLMAVTSLEDAEVAKMFNEPKPTVLSTFHTGLQQALVNAGFMRTSDTMVLQAYMLYLIGVRMFVDPRQIFCLVGIAVRIGQRMGLHRDAAAFGLSPYEVEQRRRLWWTIVGYDRRIGEMTGSTVTALSTAGDCKLPLNINDTDLHVNGKDAPTPHQGVTEMLFVLIRTELAMAISIDTMRDPQRHGDKDGVPGSAAAPRPVPTVRMAGQDQSYTLDGFFAHIEGTYLKWCDPKIPLHFFTLTMTRQALCKMRVISFLVRMGNGEATTLADHERDTLFLEAIQMIEYDNVVQAADSLQGYKWYTYLHFPFPAYMFLVTELRHRLTGPMVERAWDAIAENHDRRGLMSTLHSPMHIAFGNLFIKAWDAHEAGQQQIGKPVQEPMWITRLRQRAEKMGKKQRSGQPGPEMGVGIPQPAARVAPVSGTSQLGSMQLPQNMMMTPPSVSAETPAMHGPPAPDNDVVDMDWSYLMQGYDMDTYAAFGGGFGGFPMNSNSMGGSSMMGNPDGSMFGN
- a CDS encoding Major facilitator superfamily transporter yields the protein MADTAAKPTASDGAFENREAQTSNSSTRTLTPRKSDESQEKNSRDISAPAEIANEEPKEKRTVQALAISPNESQLDVSKQPEMDEKADLEGAAPIGPPAEMDEAEENFKPRTVTFWLVILSNFVAMFLVALDRTIIATAIPRITDEFQSLGDIGWSFLSSILIFEIGSLICGVAPSSPVLIAGRAIAGVGSAGIFTGAMMVMIPMVPLHKRPMFQGIFGMVFGLASVIGPLVGGGFTGTVTWRWCFYINLPVGGVAFVFLFFMLKAPKRQPQEPATLFQHFKRLDPLGSLFFLPSIVSLLLALEWGGSEYEWNDGRIIALFVIFGVGFIAFATVQVLMPQTATVPVRIIKQRTMLAGAFFMLFLAGSMMLAVYYLPIWFQAVQGADPVDSGIYTIPLVLSIVVSSIISGGMTQKIGYYVPSMILCPSIMSVGLGLMSTFQPGISSGHWIGYQFLTGFGLGFGMQTVGLAVQAVLPKEDVSTGVSISFFSQQLGAAVFVSVGQSILSNMLVSELSGIPGLPAQAIVNTGATKLHSAVPAEFIDVVVRAYNYACTRIFLAGMGLSLATLACALCMEWRNIKKNKKQRRAKQRASQLRPGDMGA